In Microvenator marinus, one genomic interval encodes:
- a CDS encoding ATP-binding protein, with protein sequence MKLARQNAKSRVHTLMQNFPVVAIIGPRQVGKTTLAREIAKDFDGEVSMFDLEDPSDLARLQDAGLTLKPLRGLVIIDEIQLRPDLFSLLRPLADREELPCRFLILGSASPELMTGSAQSLAGRIAYFELESLNLAEVGEDKMEDLWVRGGFPRSFLSSNMAMSYEWREQFITTFLERDIPQLGINVPARLMRRFWTMLAHYHGQTLNASELGRSLNVTDKTVRSYLDILVSTFVVRELQPYFVNVSKRQVKSPKIYIRDTGILHTLLGLGTKVAVERHPKLGASWESFAMNQVIAQKAARAHECFFWGTHSGAELDLLIVRGEERLGYEFKRTESPRTTKSMHSAIQTLELTSMCVVHAGPKSFQMTESIDALSIHDIF encoded by the coding sequence ATGAAACTAGCTAGACAGAACGCAAAATCACGCGTGCATACTCTAATGCAAAACTTCCCAGTCGTGGCCATCATCGGTCCTCGACAGGTCGGAAAGACAACCCTTGCCCGTGAAATCGCAAAAGACTTCGATGGCGAAGTTTCTATGTTTGACCTTGAAGATCCATCCGATTTGGCGCGCCTTCAAGATGCGGGGCTCACACTCAAGCCACTAAGAGGATTGGTGATCATTGATGAGATCCAACTTCGCCCAGATCTATTCTCCTTGCTTAGACCGCTCGCTGACCGCGAAGAATTACCGTGCCGATTCCTGATCCTCGGGAGCGCCTCTCCCGAACTCATGACCGGGAGCGCACAGTCACTCGCCGGCCGCATCGCATACTTCGAATTGGAAAGTCTAAATCTAGCAGAGGTTGGAGAAGATAAGATGGAAGATCTCTGGGTTCGAGGAGGCTTTCCGCGGTCGTTCCTAAGTTCGAACATGGCGATGAGTTATGAGTGGAGAGAGCAGTTCATAACAACGTTTTTGGAACGCGATATCCCACAGCTTGGCATCAACGTGCCGGCCCGGCTGATGCGGCGGTTTTGGACGATGCTCGCGCACTATCATGGGCAAACTCTGAACGCATCAGAGCTCGGCCGCTCTCTAAATGTGACCGACAAGACCGTAAGGAGCTACCTGGATATTTTGGTGTCGACATTCGTGGTTCGCGAGCTCCAACCCTATTTTGTAAACGTCTCAAAACGGCAGGTGAAGTCGCCGAAAATCTACATTCGAGATACGGGAATCTTGCACACTTTGCTTGGCCTGGGCACCAAGGTTGCGGTTGAGCGGCACCCAAAGCTCGGTGCATCGTGGGAGTCCTTCGCAATGAACCAGGTGATTGCACAAAAGGCCGCGCGAGCCCATGAATGCTTCTTTTGGGGAACTCACTCCGGCGCCGAACTCGACCTATTGATCGTCCGAGGCGAGGAAAGGCTCGGATATGAGTTCAAGAGGACGGAGTCCCCGAGGACCACAAAATCGATGCACTCCGCCATTCAAACCTTGGAGCTGACCTCGATGTGCGTGGTTCACGCTGGACCAAAGAGTTTTCAGATGACCGAATCTATCGATGCCCTCTCAATCCACGACATCTTTTGA
- a CDS encoding nuclear transport factor 2 family protein, with product MNTTERLAQAQLDAYNAGDIDAFAACYAADVEVYMLGGELLYRGRDALRAQYGPYFEANPNLHAALLNRTIQGDFAIDHEHVTGFAKGGELFAVAIYEVREELIQKVWFIK from the coding sequence ATGAACACCACCGAACGACTCGCCCAAGCTCAGCTCGACGCCTACAATGCTGGCGATATTGACGCCTTTGCAGCATGCTATGCCGCCGACGTGGAAGTCTACATGCTCGGCGGAGAATTGCTCTACCGCGGCCGAGATGCCTTGCGCGCGCAATACGGTCCCTATTTTGAGGCGAACCCCAATCTCCACGCCGCGCTCCTAAACCGCACAATTCAGGGCGACTTTGCCATCGACCACGAACACGTCACGGGCTTCGCAAAGGGCGGCGAGCTCTTTGCTGTAGCTATCTATGAGGTGCGAGAGGAGCTCATTCAAAAGGTCTGGTTTATCAAATGA
- a CDS encoding ATP-binding protein yields MDLKMVKPRIYENLLLDHFRNHRQMAFLSGPRQVGKTTLCKALMTKATHATYLNWDIPKDRTAILGGTSAIAEQAGLNELRAGQTFVGLDELHKFEGWKNMLKGLFDAYGEHTQILVTGSGNLETFRSGGESLMGRYLPYRMHPLSVAELNGPHLQGELIRPPEKPEVWEELLELGGFPEPLFKGDKAFHRRWSKLRSQQLVHEDVRSLTDIKELDRLEVLAELVRQQSGQLMNFSSLSRDLKVSPDTVIRWLATLRSLFYCFEVPPWHKNIARALRKQPKYYLWDWSIVRDSGARNENLVASALLKATHTWTDLGLGDFGLHFIRDKEQNEVDFLVTRDDAPWFLVEVKTSKGRLAPGLLRYHEALGTLHAFQVTFEMDYVDRSAFDGNKPIIVPAKTFLSQLV; encoded by the coding sequence ATGGACCTTAAAATGGTCAAGCCTCGGATCTATGAAAATCTGCTCCTAGACCACTTTAGAAACCACCGTCAGATGGCGTTTTTGAGCGGTCCAAGGCAAGTCGGCAAGACGACCCTTTGCAAGGCCTTGATGACCAAGGCGACGCATGCGACCTATTTGAACTGGGATATTCCCAAAGACAGGACGGCCATTCTAGGTGGTACTTCGGCAATCGCCGAGCAAGCCGGCCTAAACGAATTGAGAGCCGGACAGACCTTCGTCGGTCTCGACGAACTTCATAAGTTTGAAGGGTGGAAGAATATGCTCAAAGGGCTCTTTGACGCTTATGGAGAGCACACCCAGATACTGGTGACGGGTAGCGGCAATCTCGAGACGTTTCGCAGTGGGGGCGAAAGCCTGATGGGGCGCTATCTGCCTTATCGAATGCACCCACTTTCGGTGGCTGAACTCAACGGCCCGCACCTTCAAGGGGAATTGATTCGTCCACCAGAGAAGCCCGAAGTTTGGGAGGAGTTGCTTGAGCTCGGAGGGTTTCCTGAGCCCTTGTTCAAAGGCGATAAGGCTTTTCATCGACGCTGGTCTAAGTTGCGCTCGCAGCAGCTTGTTCACGAAGACGTAAGGAGCCTGACAGACATCAAAGAACTGGATCGACTCGAAGTCTTGGCCGAGCTGGTCCGCCAGCAAAGTGGACAACTTATGAACTTTAGCTCCCTCTCGAGAGATCTAAAGGTGTCACCAGACACGGTCATTCGTTGGCTCGCCACTCTTCGCTCGCTCTTCTATTGTTTTGAAGTCCCTCCGTGGCACAAGAACATCGCGCGAGCTTTACGCAAGCAGCCTAAGTACTACCTTTGGGATTGGTCGATTGTGCGCGATAGCGGCGCCAGAAATGAAAATCTTGTGGCATCGGCTCTACTCAAAGCCACCCACACATGGACCGATCTTGGGCTCGGAGATTTTGGATTGCACTTCATTCGGGACAAAGAGCAAAACGAGGTCGATTTTCTGGTAACGCGGGATGATGCGCCGTGGTTTCTAGTGGAGGTGAAGACCTCGAAGGGCCGTCTGGCTCCCGGACTGCTGCGATATCATGAGGCCTTAGGCACGCTTCATGCCTTTCAAGTGACGTTTGAAATGGACTATGTAGATAGAAGCGCCTTTGATGGTAACAAGCCAATCATTGTCCCGGCAAAGACATTCCTCTCCCAACTGGTATAG
- a CDS encoding CHAD domain-containing protein, with amino-acid sequence MVLEEINAILDFAQAAPELGAEKGVHEYRKAVRRARSLIKFAADGHPEFSGRRASQALRTAFQATNSLRDGHVLEGIAEGAKDLTTPELFEFVAPLLAGTPPDDADALKVLAEQSVWLEQAREHLAHSWPKSFKKKHMRRGLKTSYKRAKSRLKTFQRVGDDEGFHDLRKRIKELRYQVELFSEPRVSPDAWLTEFQNDLAAAAKALGQVTDLMVLSDHLHEHIPEAESWREAIRERIQTMAEAAAEQVSDLLAESPKQVARRVVLHVP; translated from the coding sequence ATGGTTCTTGAAGAGATCAACGCAATTCTGGATTTTGCCCAAGCTGCGCCTGAGCTCGGCGCCGAAAAGGGCGTGCACGAGTACCGAAAAGCCGTGCGCCGTGCGCGCTCGCTCATTAAGTTTGCGGCTGATGGACACCCCGAGTTCTCCGGACGTCGCGCCTCGCAGGCCTTGAGGACGGCATTCCAGGCAACCAACTCCTTGCGAGACGGCCACGTTCTGGAAGGGATTGCCGAAGGCGCAAAAGACCTGACTACGCCCGAGCTCTTCGAGTTCGTCGCGCCCCTTCTAGCCGGCACCCCGCCTGACGACGCCGACGCCCTCAAAGTCTTGGCAGAGCAGTCCGTCTGGCTCGAACAAGCCCGCGAGCACCTCGCGCATTCGTGGCCAAAATCGTTCAAAAAGAAGCATATGCGCCGAGGGCTCAAGACGAGCTATAAGCGTGCGAAGTCAAGGCTGAAGACGTTCCAGAGGGTTGGGGACGACGAAGGATTCCACGACCTTAGAAAACGCATCAAAGAGCTTCGATACCAGGTCGAACTTTTCTCCGAGCCCCGCGTCTCACCCGATGCATGGCTCACGGAATTTCAAAACGACCTCGCCGCCGCCGCAAAGGCACTCGGCCAGGTCACAGACCTCATGGTCCTGAGCGATCATCTGCACGAACACATCCCCGAAGCCGAATCATGGCGCGAGGCGATTCGCGAGCGCATTCAGACCATGGCCGAGGCAGCCGCGGAACAAGTGTCTGATCTCTTGGCGGAATCCCCAAAACAGGTCGCGCGTCGAGTTGTCTTGCACGTGCCTTAA
- a CDS encoding lamin tail domain-containing protein: protein MARNTWVLLIGALALGLTACEDETLITNNVDGPETNNSDSNNNTIPANNTIIGVECTDSSECTPPAATCQGSVAVSYTGNGLCSSETGICNFFLVTERVDCAANTQDCEDGACVDNACTDVECETPRSRCEGNTEVFYERPSSCQLPAGTCQDFETRFDCTTIGAECLIDGCYGACVGVDCNDPPAASCDGQVAVTFGNGTCNPDDASCSYAETRTDCTEMDRVCRNGSCVSDLCAGVTCDDPPAASCQGTVAVTYSGAGTCNPADGVCDYSGTEVMTDCATGGQLCAQGMCVNDPCDGVTCPQPADICDGNEAKVYSGEGVCDPADGMCDYSAVEVVTPCNALTCVDAACLDVTPAAGELIIQEVMHTPLAVADAAGEWFEIKNVSARPLNLDGLILESGGEPAYTAQFGGLNLLDPGELFVFGINSDMATNNGVSVDAAYTDLVLGPTDTLELRVGATVIDTLSWDSATTWPAGNGASMNFGAQHAPADNGDAANWCDSTTALGTDFGTPGTANIDCP from the coding sequence ATGGCGCGAAACACATGGGTACTCTTGATCGGAGCTCTGGCTCTGGGGCTGACGGCGTGCGAAGACGAGACGTTGATCACGAACAACGTGGACGGCCCCGAGACCAATAACTCCGATTCCAATAACAACACGATTCCGGCCAATAATACGATTATTGGCGTGGAATGTACCGATTCGAGCGAGTGTACCCCGCCCGCCGCCACCTGCCAGGGTAGCGTGGCTGTGTCCTATACGGGGAACGGCTTGTGCAGCTCGGAAACCGGAATCTGCAACTTCTTCCTCGTGACCGAACGTGTGGATTGCGCCGCCAATACTCAGGATTGCGAAGACGGGGCGTGCGTGGACAACGCTTGCACGGACGTCGAATGTGAGACCCCGCGCTCTCGTTGCGAGGGCAATACCGAAGTCTTCTACGAGCGCCCGAGCTCATGTCAGTTACCCGCCGGAACCTGCCAGGACTTTGAGACGCGATTCGATTGTACGACCATTGGTGCTGAGTGCCTGATCGACGGCTGCTACGGCGCCTGCGTGGGCGTGGACTGCAACGACCCGCCCGCCGCAAGCTGTGATGGGCAGGTCGCCGTGACCTTCGGAAACGGCACGTGTAATCCAGACGATGCGAGCTGCTCGTACGCTGAGACTAGAACGGACTGTACCGAAATGGACCGAGTTTGCCGAAATGGCTCCTGTGTCTCGGACCTCTGTGCGGGCGTGACGTGCGATGACCCTCCGGCGGCCTCGTGTCAGGGCACCGTGGCCGTGACCTATTCCGGTGCTGGCACATGTAATCCAGCCGACGGCGTCTGCGACTATAGTGGCACCGAAGTCATGACTGATTGCGCAACCGGCGGCCAACTCTGCGCCCAGGGTATGTGTGTCAACGACCCGTGTGATGGCGTGACCTGCCCTCAGCCCGCAGACATTTGCGATGGAAACGAGGCCAAAGTCTATTCCGGCGAGGGCGTGTGCGACCCGGCTGACGGGATGTGCGATTATAGCGCGGTTGAAGTGGTCACACCCTGCAACGCCTTAACCTGCGTTGACGCGGCTTGCCTGGACGTCACACCAGCTGCCGGCGAACTCATCATTCAGGAGGTCATGCACACCCCGTTGGCGGTGGCAGACGCTGCCGGCGAGTGGTTTGAGATCAAGAATGTCTCGGCGCGCCCGCTGAATCTGGATGGTCTCATCCTCGAAAGTGGCGGCGAGCCCGCCTACACTGCGCAGTTTGGCGGCCTAAACCTCCTTGATCCGGGCGAGCTCTTCGTCTTCGGTATCAACTCGGATATGGCGACCAACAACGGTGTGAGCGTGGACGCTGCGTACACAGACCTCGTGCTGGGCCCCACAGACACCCTTGAACTCCGCGTGGGCGCTACCGTCATCGACACCCTGAGTTGGGATAGCGCCACCACATGGCCCGCCGGCAACGGTGCCTCTATGAATTTCGGCGCGCAGCATGCGCCCGCGGACAACGGTGATGCCGCCAACTGGTGCGACTCAACCACCGCCCTCGGCACCGACTTCGGCACGCCTGGCACCGCGAACATCGACTGCCCCTAG
- a CDS encoding serine/threonine-protein kinase — MARMPEVGEIIDDVFRVESEIDSGNFGSIFKVEDLLEKRTLALKVLRPGPHDEDELRKRFEREARLVYSLDHPHVVKVHYYGHLRSGLPYMAMEFLTGTDLRSLLLHNGPLNPKLIKRITIEALSALNSAHELGIIHRDLKPANIFLVNDGARGHVKVLDFGFAKALEDESQSGEITNVGTLVGTPAYMSPELVHKKSVGPASDIYALGLIMAEMITGQKIITIESVYDTILFQASGKPIKLPKEVLEHPLGPVVQKAVAKALGDRYKTAEEMARALYEVVGEEFVPLVPQREAVRAYARSGEFVADGSSADDMTVPRTSGMPSLDDIDRELGPDFELGPLDDLDVDTTDSANLIPADTSHGYRPKRETEPVAKVTSRGGKRVDTSPTISAISDELDLGAEHSHMRPRPTAPEEEGGFPWMEVFGGVAIGAIILALLFYFG, encoded by the coding sequence ATGGCGAGGATGCCGGAAGTCGGGGAGATTATCGACGATGTGTTTCGGGTGGAATCCGAGATCGACAGCGGTAATTTTGGCTCGATTTTCAAGGTCGAGGACCTACTCGAGAAGCGCACGCTCGCCCTTAAAGTCCTGCGCCCCGGCCCACACGACGAGGATGAGCTCAGAAAGCGTTTCGAACGTGAGGCGCGACTTGTGTACTCGCTCGACCATCCGCACGTTGTCAAAGTCCACTATTACGGCCACCTGAGAAGTGGACTTCCGTACATGGCGATGGAGTTCCTCACCGGGACTGACCTTCGCTCGCTGCTTCTGCACAACGGGCCGCTCAACCCCAAGCTAATCAAACGCATCACTATCGAGGCTTTGTCGGCGCTGAATTCGGCCCATGAGCTCGGCATCATTCATCGTGACCTCAAGCCTGCGAACATCTTCCTCGTCAATGATGGCGCGCGTGGGCATGTCAAGGTGCTCGACTTTGGGTTCGCAAAAGCGCTAGAGGACGAGAGCCAGTCTGGCGAAATCACGAACGTGGGAACGCTGGTCGGCACGCCCGCCTATATGTCGCCGGAGCTCGTGCATAAGAAGTCTGTGGGCCCTGCTTCGGACATCTATGCTCTCGGGCTCATCATGGCCGAGATGATCACCGGCCAGAAGATCATCACAATAGAGAGCGTCTACGACACGATTCTTTTCCAGGCGTCTGGCAAACCCATCAAGCTGCCGAAAGAGGTGCTCGAGCATCCGCTCGGCCCGGTGGTTCAGAAGGCCGTGGCGAAGGCGCTCGGCGACCGATACAAAACCGCCGAAGAGATGGCGCGCGCGCTCTACGAAGTTGTGGGCGAAGAGTTTGTGCCGCTGGTCCCGCAGCGCGAGGCTGTGCGGGCCTACGCGAGGAGCGGCGAGTTTGTGGCGGACGGGAGTTCGGCCGATGACATGACGGTTCCGCGCACCTCTGGCATGCCGTCTTTGGACGATATCGACCGCGAACTCGGCCCGGATTTTGAGCTTGGGCCTTTGGATGATCTTGACGTCGATACTACGGATTCGGCGAACCTGATTCCTGCCGACACCTCGCATGGATACAGGCCGAAACGCGAGACGGAGCCTGTGGCAAAAGTCACGTCGCGCGGCGGAAAACGCGTCGATACCTCGCCCACCATAAGCGCGATTTCGGACGAACTCGATCTCGGCGCTGAGCATTCGCATATGCGTCCGCGGCCCACAGCGCCTGAAGAAGAGGGCGGTTTCCCGTGGATGGAAGTCTTCGGCGGTGTCGCAATCGGCGCGATTATTCTGGCGTTACTATTCTACTTTGGATAG
- a CDS encoding RCC1 domain-containing protein, with amino-acid sequence MNWKYLIGLSILALSCGQTSPDGALDVKLGGDFGCVLDPGQGVFCWGSNSHGQLAQTPPKFGLESGVRESVTPVLVAGTQDAIELSVGDSHACVLTPDDVLCWGSDEQGQIGVSIPDACEGSATHIGNFDVACQPAATSLGLGKQNWLSAGGEATCVGSGTDTTCRGNSNYRFDKMNGLNSIGMNWESACGLTSLGKLRCDKRPSVDEYGVVESIGSIESFALGNGTTVCTINSSRALKCWGSSNSLGELGAGHTDIVNPWESTSPVPSAVQVVSGGTHYCALSGTGDVHCWGQSTSGQIGVAPILASGGVEMTDPDSYQPPSGLCPGGACEPTPIRVEGIGGATRIAAGASTSCAITEDDQVKCWGRLVDSTVPTVIDGPWSHSASARD; translated from the coding sequence ATGAATTGGAAATACCTGATTGGTCTCTCTATCCTTGCCCTAAGTTGCGGCCAGACTAGCCCTGACGGTGCTCTAGACGTAAAGCTTGGGGGCGACTTTGGCTGTGTACTCGATCCTGGTCAAGGGGTCTTTTGTTGGGGATCCAATAGCCATGGACAGCTTGCCCAAACACCACCAAAATTTGGGTTAGAGAGCGGCGTGAGAGAAAGTGTTACACCCGTACTTGTGGCGGGAACGCAAGACGCTATTGAGCTTTCCGTGGGCGATTCACACGCCTGTGTGCTGACGCCAGACGATGTGTTGTGCTGGGGCTCGGATGAGCAAGGGCAAATCGGTGTGAGCATTCCCGATGCGTGTGAAGGCTCCGCCACTCATATCGGAAACTTTGATGTGGCCTGCCAACCGGCCGCCACGAGTTTGGGGCTTGGCAAACAAAACTGGTTGAGTGCTGGCGGAGAGGCAACCTGTGTGGGCTCCGGAACGGACACCACGTGTCGCGGCAACTCCAACTATAGATTTGATAAAATGAATGGCCTGAATTCCATAGGAATGAACTGGGAATCCGCCTGCGGGCTGACTAGCCTGGGGAAGTTGAGATGCGACAAAAGACCGTCGGTGGATGAGTACGGCGTTGTTGAATCTATAGGCTCCATCGAATCGTTCGCCCTTGGCAACGGAACGACTGTCTGCACGATCAATTCTTCCCGCGCTTTGAAGTGTTGGGGCAGCAGTAATTCTCTTGGTGAGTTGGGCGCCGGACATACCGATATCGTGAACCCCTGGGAGTCAACATCGCCTGTGCCCTCGGCCGTTCAAGTAGTGTCCGGAGGGACTCATTATTGCGCGCTCTCAGGCACCGGAGACGTACATTGTTGGGGGCAAAGCACCTCAGGACAAATCGGAGTCGCTCCCATACTTGCCAGCGGTGGTGTCGAGATGACCGACCCCGACTCCTATCAACCACCGAGCGGGCTTTGTCCTGGTGGAGCGTGTGAACCCACGCCGATAAGGGTCGAGGGGATTGGCGGAGCAACACGCATTGCGGCCGGCGCCTCGACTTCCTGCGCAATCACTGAGGATGACCAGGTCAAATGTTGGGGCCGGTTGGTGGACTCAACTGTTCCGACCGTTATAGATGGTCCGTGGTCGCATTCAGCGAGCGCTCGAGACTAG
- a CDS encoding DNA-3-methyladenine glycosylase family protein — MILLSKAPHDFFLALDVEEYFLREHDPEEIYEGGFARPLNLAERDVLAVCRFNEDVEAPAFEVTFPNQEPLSADEEAEAARLLQRIFGTEIDLAALYVQAEHDALLGPMIQEYYGFKRISGASIYEDAFRDIIKSRISHKPTAKRMEQDVRRTWGTRFEWRGRDYYSFPRPERLVGVAPTEWREFGISGRKAEYIIGMAEGIVDGSLDLDLLENMAPDSFYEAVQKIRGIGPSTAQTLMLSRGRTDAVFPTHLVKGEEKGMKRWICRSYGVSPEIDDEEFKALTVAWSGFEAPALEMLYYRYVMSQLKK; from the coding sequence ATGATTTTATTGTCCAAAGCACCTCACGACTTCTTTCTCGCTCTCGATGTGGAGGAGTATTTCCTGCGCGAGCACGACCCTGAAGAGATCTACGAGGGTGGCTTCGCGAGGCCGCTAAATCTCGCTGAGCGCGATGTGCTGGCGGTTTGCCGGTTCAACGAGGATGTTGAAGCGCCGGCCTTTGAGGTCACGTTTCCGAACCAAGAGCCGCTGAGTGCTGACGAGGAGGCCGAAGCCGCGCGTCTGCTGCAGCGGATTTTCGGCACCGAGATCGACCTCGCCGCGCTCTACGTGCAAGCTGAGCACGACGCGCTTTTGGGGCCGATGATTCAGGAATACTACGGGTTTAAGCGCATCAGCGGCGCCTCGATTTATGAAGATGCGTTCCGGGATATCATCAAATCGAGAATTTCACACAAACCCACGGCCAAGCGCATGGAACAAGACGTTCGGCGCACTTGGGGCACGCGGTTTGAATGGCGCGGACGTGATTATTATTCGTTTCCGCGGCCGGAACGCCTTGTGGGCGTGGCCCCAACCGAATGGCGAGAGTTCGGAATTTCCGGGCGCAAAGCAGAGTATATCATCGGGATGGCCGAGGGGATTGTGGACGGCAGTCTGGACCTCGACCTTTTGGAGAATATGGCGCCGGATTCGTTCTATGAGGCAGTCCAAAAGATTCGCGGCATCGGGCCGAGCACCGCACAAACACTGATGCTCAGCCGCGGCAGGACGGACGCGGTCTTCCCGACACACCTCGTCAAAGGCGAAGAAAAAGGCATGAAACGCTGGATTTGCCGAAGCTATGGGGTTTCGCCGGAGATCGACGACGAGGAGTTCAAGGCTCTGACGGTGGCATGGTCAGGGTTTGAGGCGCCTGCTCTCGAGATGCTATATTATCGATACGTGATGTCACAGCTGAAGAAATGA
- a CDS encoding BlaI/MecI/CopY family transcriptional regulator, which produces MKGIRIRPEQDGLRTTLFELEAEIMEAVWERGWADFSVSDVHQLLEKRREIAYTTVMTTVSRLFDKGLLTRHKDGRRFIYQPAMSNGEFIEAMTREVMESLPPVGREAAVALLVERVAEADEGELDFLEEMIRRKRRGDG; this is translated from the coding sequence ATGAAAGGTATTCGCATTCGACCAGAGCAGGATGGACTTCGGACCACACTTTTTGAACTCGAGGCCGAAATCATGGAAGCTGTCTGGGAACGGGGATGGGCTGACTTTAGCGTTTCCGACGTTCATCAACTCCTCGAAAAGCGCCGAGAGATTGCGTACACCACGGTTATGACGACGGTGAGTCGCTTATTCGACAAAGGGTTGCTCACGCGACACAAAGACGGACGTAGGTTCATCTATCAACCAGCGATGAGTAATGGTGAGTTCATTGAGGCTATGACTCGGGAAGTCATGGAGAGTCTTCCACCGGTTGGTCGTGAGGCCGCCGTTGCGCTACTTGTTGAAAGAGTCGCGGAAGCTGACGAGGGGGAACTCGACTTTTTGGAGGAAATGATTCGGCGAAAGAGGCGTGGCGATGGGTGA